The following are encoded together in the Streptomyces rapamycinicus NRRL 5491 genome:
- a CDS encoding aldehyde dehydrogenase family protein → MTDLFIGGQWTGAIDERTREIRCPADGSLVAVVDEGGGKDAAEAVAAARQAFDQGPWPRTPVGARGDLLLRVAALVERDKAALARAESLDTGKRLAESDADIDGVVACFRYYGQLVRTEADRVVDTGSEYAVSRVVYEPVGVCALITPWNYPLLQTAWKVAPALAAGNTFVLKPSELTPSTAIALMRLLAEAGLPDGVANLVLGPGAEAGAPLTDNPDVDMVSFTGGLRTGRRIMAAASGTVKRTSLELGGKNPNVVFADADFDTAVDYALTAVFLHSGQVCSAGARLLVEEPVHDAFVEEVVRRARGIRLGGPFDERAQTGPLISAAHRAKVEAYVAAGLAEGARLRCGGTRPDDPALADGYYFLPTVLDRCHSGMSVLADESFGPVLTVERFAGEDEAVRLANDTVYGLAGAVWSGDEGRAQRVASRLRLGTVWINDYHPCLPQAEWGGFKQSGTGRELGPSGLAEYREAKHIWRNTRPRPQGWFA, encoded by the coding sequence GTGACGGACCTCTTCATCGGTGGCCAGTGGACCGGCGCGATCGACGAGCGCACCCGGGAGATCCGCTGCCCGGCCGACGGATCGCTGGTGGCGGTCGTCGACGAGGGCGGCGGCAAGGACGCGGCCGAAGCGGTGGCCGCCGCCCGCCAGGCATTCGACCAGGGGCCCTGGCCCCGTACCCCGGTCGGGGCGCGCGGCGATCTGCTGCTGCGCGTCGCCGCTCTGGTCGAGCGCGACAAGGCCGCGCTCGCCCGCGCCGAGTCCCTGGACACCGGGAAGCGCCTGGCCGAGAGCGACGCCGACATCGACGGTGTGGTGGCGTGCTTCCGCTACTACGGACAGCTGGTGCGCACCGAGGCGGACCGGGTCGTGGACACCGGCAGCGAGTACGCCGTCAGCCGGGTGGTCTACGAACCGGTCGGGGTCTGCGCACTGATCACCCCGTGGAACTATCCGCTGCTGCAGACCGCGTGGAAGGTGGCGCCCGCGCTCGCCGCGGGCAACACCTTCGTACTGAAACCCAGTGAGCTGACCCCCAGCACCGCGATCGCCCTGATGCGGCTGCTGGCGGAGGCCGGACTGCCGGACGGGGTGGCCAATCTGGTGCTCGGCCCGGGCGCCGAGGCCGGGGCCCCTCTCACCGACAACCCCGATGTGGACATGGTGTCCTTCACCGGGGGCCTGCGGACCGGGCGCCGGATCATGGCCGCGGCCTCGGGCACGGTCAAGCGGACCTCGCTGGAGCTGGGCGGCAAGAACCCCAATGTGGTCTTCGCCGACGCGGACTTCGACACGGCCGTGGACTACGCGCTCACCGCGGTCTTCCTCCACTCCGGGCAGGTCTGCTCGGCCGGGGCCCGACTGCTGGTGGAGGAGCCGGTGCACGACGCCTTCGTCGAGGAGGTCGTGCGCCGGGCCCGCGGCATCCGGCTCGGCGGGCCGTTCGACGAGCGGGCCCAGACCGGCCCGCTGATCTCGGCCGCGCACCGGGCCAAGGTCGAGGCGTATGTGGCGGCCGGGCTCGCGGAGGGGGCCCGGCTGCGCTGCGGTGGCACCCGCCCCGACGATCCGGCCCTGGCCGACGGCTACTACTTCCTGCCGACCGTCCTCGACCGCTGCCACAGCGGGATGTCGGTACTGGCCGACGAGTCCTTCGGGCCGGTGCTCACGGTGGAACGTTTCGCCGGTGAGGACGAGGCGGTGCGGCTGGCCAACGACACCGTGTACGGGCTCGCCGGGGCCGTATGGTCCGGTGACGAGGGGCGGGCGCAGCGGGTGGCCTCGCGGCTGCGGCTGGGCACCGTCTGGATCAACGACTACCACCCCTGTCTCCCGCAGGCGGAGTGGGGCGGGTTCAAACAGTCCGGGACCGGGCGGGAGTTGGGGCCCAGCGGGCTCGCGGAGTACCGGGAGGCCAAGCACATCTGGCGCAATACGCGGCCGCGTCCGCAGGGCTGGTTCGCCTGA